Sequence from the Bryobacteraceae bacterium genome:
GCCGTCGGAGGTCAGGAAGCATCCGGTGGTTTGGCCGAGCGGGCACTGGATCGACGTCTGGTAGGGGTCGGCGTCGGTGACGCGGAGGTAGACGTCAAACTGGACGTTGCTCCCGTTCTGGGTGACGCTGTAGTCGTTGTCCGTGCCGGCGAGCAGCAGGTAGCCGCCGTTGTTCAGCATCGGGCCGATCGCGAGGCCTTCCCACTTCTCGGGCGAGAGGTGGCCGAGTTCGGGAAGCGTATTGGCGGCGAGGTCGAGGTAAGGGGTGGGATTTTTCGAGACAGTGGTGAAGACGGCGCCCGGGTCGTCGAGATCGATGCCGGTGACATCGGTGGCCCCGGTGATGTCGATCTCGAATACCTTCTTGTTCTGGGGCGTCAGGTCGGCGCCGATGCCGATGCCGCGGTTGTTCCGCTCGAGGACGAGGAACTCGCGGTCGTTGACGGCGACGAGGGCGGAGATGCCGCGGCCCTGGCTCGATCCCTCCATCCGGTAGGCGTACTGAGCGACGGCCTGGCCGGTGCTTGCATCGAACTTCACAATCCGGTTGAACACGCCGTTGCCGCCGCCTTCGTCAAGCATCCCGCTCTGGAGCATCGCATAGACGTACTGGCCATCCGGGCTGATGGCGAGCCCTTCGAAGCCGCGGTTGCCGCGCCGCCCGGCGACGTTGGTGGCGTCGCTCGCAAAGTTCGGCACGTTGGCGCCGTCGCGGGGAATCACGTTCGGAGGCGGAGTGAACTCGCGGACGAGCGCGCCGGTGCGGTCGAATTCGTAGACCGAGGGACCGTACTCATCGGAGATGTAGAGATGCCCGTTGGCGGGGTTGATGACGATTCCCTCGGGATCGAGCGAATTGCCAAGCAGGTCCGCCGGGGATGGCGCGATGCCATCCATCGCCTGGCCGTTGCGGGTGAACTTGATCGTCTCGACGACCTGGAAGTTCGAGATCTGTCCGGAGTTGGGGTCGACATCGACGGTGAACCGCTGGACGCGGGTGTCGTAGTTGAGGGTGCCGCCGCCGGGCCCCCGATCCGAGAGGCCCCACCATTCGCCGCGGATCGGGTCGTAGTAGATATCGGAGAAGAACCCGAGGCGGCCGTCGTTGACGGAGGCGCCGAAGGCGTCGCCGGTTCCGCCGGGGATCGCGATCCCGTTGACGAAGACAGGCGTTGCGGAGAGCGTGGAGGCGATGGCCAGTCCGGCCAATAGAGTGTAGTTGCGCAGTCGCATCTCCCGGATGCTAGCAGCGGTTCGTCAACGCAACGTTAAGCTGCCATTACAGTCTGGCATCGCGGCGATTCCGCACTTCCTATTTGGTACTTTCCAGAAGCTATGGAACTTTCATTACCAATCCGGCGCGCTGGCGCTGCTGGGGCAAGTGGCGACGCGCCTGCGCCATACGGCGCAGCGGCCGTGGCGCCGGGCGAAAATTGGGTGGGGAATGGGGATGGCCGGTGGCGTGCAAAGGCTCCACTACGATGACCGACCTCACGATTGACTTTCTGGGAATCCGTCTGGCCAATCCGCTGTTTGCCTCGGCCGGTCCGCTCCAGCGCGAAATCGGCAACATCCGGCGGATGGAAGACGCTGGACTGGCGGCCGTCATCCTCCACTCGCTCTTCGAAGAGGAGGTGAGTGGAAGCAGCGGAACCCCGCATTTCGGCCCGCCGCCTGCGCCGGATGAGGCGCCGTACGCCGAGTCCAATCCGGACCGCTATCTGGAACACCTTTATCGAGCGAAGAAGGCGGTGAACATCCCAATCATCGCCAGCCTGAACGGGATCACGCCGGGCGGGTGGGTGCGCTACGCGGGGATGATCCAGGAAGCGGCGGCGGATGCGCTCGAGTTGAACATTTACGACTTCCCGACGGGTCCGGATACCGACGGCGCGGCCGTCGAACGGCGGCACGCGGAGTTGATCGCCGAGGTACGAGCGGCGGTGAAGCTGCCGTTGCTTGTGAAGATCTCGCCCTACTTCACATCGATGATTCATGCCGCCAAGCAGTTCGACGCGGCCGGCGCCGGGGCGCTGGTGCTGTTCAACCGGTACTACCAGACCGATTTCGACGTGGACCGCCTGGAGCCGTTCCCGAATCTCCATTTGAGCCGGCCCGATGAGTTGCTGTTGCGGCTGCACTGGACGGGGTTGATCTACGGGCACATCTCCGCGGCGTTGGCGATCACCGGTGGGATTCACTCCGGAGTGGATGCGGTAAAGGCTGTGATGGCGGGGGCCAGCGCGGCGATGATGACTTCGTGTCTGCTCGAGCGCGGCATTGACCACGCGGGGACCATCCTGGCGGAGTTCGCGGAATGGGTGGAGAAGCACGAGTATGAGACGATCTCGCAGATGCGCGGATCGATGAGTTACAAGTGGGTGGCGAACAAGACCGCGTTCACCCGGGCCAACTACCGGAACGTGCTTCACAGCTATCGATAGTGGTGAACGCCGGTGGCCGCGACGTGGCCTCCGGTCCGCAGGTGGTGGTTTGCGGCAATATGAATGGATGCGAACCATCTGCCTGACGACCGCGCTGCTGCCGATGGCGACGCTCCTTGGGGCCGCCCGGCTGTCGGCGCCGCCAGAGGTGCGGCAAGGAGACACTCTGCGAGTGGCGGTGGCTGCGGCCGGGGAAGGATTGCGCGCCAGTTTCGCCGGGCGCACAGTGAAGGTGTTCGCGCAGAACGACGGCAGTGGACTCGCGCTGATTCCGGTTTCGGTTTCGCAGCGGCCGGCGGAACTCGCATTGAAGCTGCTCGACGAGAGCGGCGGTGTGATCGAGACAGCGGCTGTGGCGGTGCGCGACGCGAGCTTCCCGACGCAGAACATCCGGGCGACGAAATCGATGCAGTCGCTGCGGGCGACGCCGGAAGAGTCGAGGGCGATCGGCGCACTCTTCCGAACGGTGAGCGCGGAGCGCGCGTGGGCAGAGCCGTTCCTCGCGCCGACGCAGGATTGCGCCAATTCTCCGTTCGGCGTGAAGCGGCTGCACAATGGGCGGGCGACCGGAAACTATCATCGCGGACTTGACCTGCGTAGCGACAAAGGGACGCCGGTAAGGGCCACGGCGGCGGGCGTGGTGCGGGTGGCTCGGCAGTTCCAATTGCACGGCGGAACGATTGGCATCGACCATGGGCAGGGCGTGACGTCTCTCTACATCCACCTGTCGAAACTGATCGCCGCCGAGGGGGATCGCGTGGAAGCGGGTGCGGTGGTGGGAGAAGTAGGCTCCACCGGGTTTGCCACCGGACCGCACCTGCACTGGCAGATCGCGGTGAACGGCTTGGCGGTGAATCCGGGCCAGTGGGCGCCGTCGATTCAGGCCTGCCGGCCCCCGGCGAGGCGGAAGCGGCGATAGCGGTGCGCCGGACGCGCGCGATTGTGATATAGGTAGTGGTAGTTCGTTCCCTTCCAGGAAGGGACGCTTCAGGGAGTCATTTATGAAACTATCTTTTCTCGCCGCGGCCGTGGTGTGCGCCGGAGGCTTGTACGCGCAGCAGACCACTGCCACCCTCGTGGGTACGGCCACGGATTCTTCCGGCTCTGTGCTGGCCGGGGTTACAGTACGAGTGAAGAATGCCGACACGAACGTCGTCCGGGAAACGAGCACGGACGGGACAGGTAACTATACTGTTCCATTCCTGCCCTCGGGACGATATTCGATCGCCGCCGCGGCCTCCGGATTCCGCACCCAGAACGTGCAGGCATTTCAGCTCGACGTGGGCCAGACGGCGCGCATCGATCTGCGGATGGAGCTCGGCGAGGTGACCGAGAGCGTCGAGGTGGTGGCGGACAACGCCGTACTGCAGACCGAGAGCGCGACCGTGGGCGCCGTGATCGACGGAGCGAAAATCGTCGACCTGCCGCTGAATGGCCGCAACTTCGTGCAACTGGCGCAGTTAGTGCCTGGCGTGCTGCCTGGCACTCCGGGTTCGATCACGGTGCGCCGGGGACGGGGATCGATCGGCGAGACGGCGCGCAGCTTCGGCCAGACGGCGATCTCGGCGAACGGCGCGCGGGACACAAACAATCGCTTCTACCTCGACGGCATCGAGTTCATGGACTATGACGCATTCACCTATCCGTTCGCGCTGTCGGTGGATTCGTTGTCGGAGTTCAAGGTGGAAACCAGCACCTACTCCGCCGAGTACGGAGCCTCCCCAGGGGGCCAGGTGAGCATCATTACGCGGCGCGGGACCAACCGATTTCACGGAGGGCTGTGGGAGTTCAACCGGAACGACCAGCTTACCCAGACATACGACGCCATCGGAAAGCGATCGGTAACTTCGCCGCGCCTGAACCGGAATCAGTTCGGCGGCAACATCGGCGGACCCGTCACGCTTCCGAAAATATACAACGGCAAAGACAAAACGTTCTTCTTCTTCAACTGGGAATCCGGCCGGCAAGTGCTGGGGAGCGCCGCGTCGCGGTATGGGCTGGTTCCGCCAACGGCAATGCGGCAGGGGGATTTCCGCGGCCTGATGACCTCGCGAGGCGCGCCGATCACGTTGCGGGATCCGCTGAATATCGGCATCGTGAACAACCAGATTCCGACACAGTTCCTCAGCGAGCAGGCGCTGACGTTTCTGAAGTTCGTGCCGGAACCGAATACGCAGGTGGGAAACTCGAATCTACTGATTACGCCCCAGGTGGGCGTGGGACGGCAGAACAACTACACGGTCCGCGCGGATCATAACCTGACGATCCGGGACAACCTGTCGTTCCGGTACGTGATCAACGATACGTTCGAGGCAGGCACGCCGGGGCTGCCGAACGATCAGCGGGACAACAATGCGCGGACGCAGAACATTGCGGCGTCGTACACGCGCGCCTTCTCGCCGACGGTGGTCAACGACTTCCGGTTCGGGTGGAACAACATGAGCGAGGCGGAGCGATTCGGCACGACGAACAATCCGGAGTATGACATCGCCGGCATGATGAAGATCCCGCTGGTTTCGCGGCGTCCGATCGACTACGGGCCGCCGTCGATCAGCATCAGCGGCCCCGAGGGCGGCTTCACGGTCTTCAACCTGCAGCGGCAGATCGGCCCACGCGACCGCGGCAACGTGGTCTGGGACTTCAACAACATCCTGTCGGTGCAGAAGGGCACGCACTCACTACGGATGGGGGCGGACCTGCTACGGCGCAGTTTCACGTTCACGCAGGCGAGAACACCGCGCGGGGAGTTTCAGTTCGACGGCACCTACACGGGTTCCGCGCTCGCCGACTTCATGCTTGGATACGTGAAGCGGGCGATCATCAATCCGGACCCGACGGCGACGGATCTCGTCGGGTTGTGGCAGAGCTACTTCGTGAACGACGAGTGGAAGGCGCGTCCGAACCTGACGTTCAACGTCGGCCTGCGCTACGACTATCTGCAGCCGTTCCGCGACTCTCACGGCAATATGCTGAATATCGAGCAGAACGGGTTGTTCCTGACTCAGATCGTAAGCCCTTCCACTTCGCAGTTCGGCCCGGCCCTGGTGCGAAGTGACAAGAACAATTTCGGGCCGCGCTTCGGCTTGGCCTGGCGTCCCGGATTTCTGAAGGACTCGGTGCTCCGCGCGGGATACGGAATCTACTACAACCACATTCATCCCAATGCGCCGTTCGGTATGACGGAGGGTTCGCAGGTGCGGTCGAGTTACGACATCATCGGCAATCTGTCGGGAGCGCCGAACGTGCTGTTCAACGATCCGTTCCGCAACGCCGCAGCGCCGGGCCAGTTGTTCAACTCGGTTCCCACCTACGATCAGTACTATCGCGACGCCTACATTCAGCAATGGAACGTGACGGCGCAGACGCGCGCGCCGGGCAAGTTCCTGGTGGAAGCCGGGTACGTGGCTTCCAAGGGAACCGCGCTTTCAGTGACGCTGCCGGCCATGAACCGGCCTGTGCAGGCGGTGGATCCGCGGACTCCGGGGCTTGCGTCGTTGAACGCCCGGCGCCCGAATCCGGCGATCGAACGGGGCGTGAACGGCGACAAGCCGGTGGGCAACTCGATCTACCATTCGCTGCAGGCGCGCGCGGACCGGCGCCTGGCGCGCGGGTTGACGGCGCTCGCCTCCTACACGTGGTCCAAGTGCATTTCCGGACCGTCCGATATCGGCGCCGACATCGGCGGAGGCTCCTACATCGGAACCATGCAGGACATCTACAATCACCGCAATGAACGCTCCTTGTGCGGGTTCGACGTCACGCAGCGCTTCGTGCAGACGGTGATCTACGATCTGCCGTTCTTCTCAGGCACGCATGGGCTTGCGCGGACGATGCTCTACGGCTGGCAGGTTTCGACGATTACGGTGGGCCAGAGCGGGTTCCCGGGCGATATTTCGTTCGGCGTTGACACGACGGGCACCGGCGTCGGGTCGCGTCCCGATATGGTCCCCGGACAGGCGCCGAACCTGCCGGGCGGCGAGCGAACCTATCAGCGGTGGTTCAACACGTCGGCGTTCGCGCAGACGCCCTTCGGGCGGTACGGCAATGCGCCCCGCACGGGCGCGATCCGGCTGCCTGGCTTGTTCAATGTCGACTTCTCGATGAACAAGGACTTCCACATTGGAGAGCGCGCCCGGGTTGAGTTCCGTAGTGAGTTTTACAACCTCCTGAACCGGTACAACATCGATCCGGGTTCGGTGGACCGCAACATCCGGTCCGTGAACTTCGGGAAAGTCGGCGGCGGGATCCAGGGGCTAACGACGCGGGTAGTGCAACTCGGGGCGAAGCTGTATTTTTAGCGATCGGACGTGACTGCGGTCACGTGGGACCGCACTTTCCCGTTTGCGCGCGGCCAAGGTGGGAGTAAACTTGTGCCGTGAACAGACGAACGCTACTCAAGTCAGCAGCCACGGCGCCGCTGATTATTCCGGCCTCGGCGATCGGCCGGGGAGCGGTTCCGCCGAGCGACCGCGTGACGCTCGGCGGGTTGGGGATCGGCAGCCGCGGGACACGGGATCTCGATAGCTTCCTCCAGCAGGACGATGTCCGGTTCCTGGCGATCTGCGATGTTCGCAACGAGCGGCGTGAAGCGGTGAAGTCGATGGCCGACAAAAAGTACGGCAACGGCGACTGCGCGATGTACTCGGACCAGGAGGAGTTGTGGGCGCGCAAGGACATCGACGCGGTGCTGATCGCCACCGGCGACCGCTGGCACACGCCGCTCGCGGTGCTGACGGCGCGGGCCGGCAAGGACGTCTACTGCGAGAAGCCGTGCTCGATGACGATCGTCGAGAGCCGGGTGCTGGCCGATACGTTCCAGACACTCGGGCGGATATACCAGGCCGGTACGCAGCGGCGCAATGGGACCAACTTCATCCGTGCGAAGGAACTGTATACGTCGGGCAAGTTGGGGAAGCTGAAAGCGCTGCACGCCGAGGCTGGTCCGGGCGAGCGATGGTCGCCGAAGACCACGCACGCCTGGCTTCCTGAGGAGCCGGAGCCGCCGAAGCAGGTGGTGGACTGGGACAGGTGGCTGGGCCCGAGCCCGTGGCGGCCGTATAACGCCGAGTATGTGCGTGGGCGCTGGCGGGGTTACTTCGACTTTCACGGCGGCGGAATTCTCGAATGGGGCGCGCATACGGTGGATCTATGCCACTGGGCGGCGGGCTTAGACGGGACGGCTCCGGTGGAGTTCGAGCCGCGGGGAATGAGCGCCGATACACCTTATTCGGTGCGCTGTAAGTACGCGAACGGGATCGAACTGGTGATTCGCGACAAAGGGTTCGGCGGGTATGGGAGCTGCCACTTCCGGATTGAGGGTGAAGGCGGCTGGGTGGAGACAGCGGATTCGGGGCGGATCGGCGTGCCGGAAGCTCTGCGGTCCGCGGTGAGCGACGTGCCTCAGGAGGAGGCGCGGCTGGCGACCACGCATCACGTCCGAGACTTCGTGAACTGCGTGAAGAGCCGCCGGCAGCCGCAGGCGAACGCGCTCGCCGCGGCCCAGACGCACATCACCTGCCACGCGGCGTACATCGCATTCCAGCTTGGCCGGAAGATGCGCTTTGATCCGGCGACGGACAGTTTCGTCAACGACGACGAGGCGAACCGGATGCGCACCCGCGCGATGCGCGAGCCCTGGAGAATCTGAGAGGAGCCCATGCAAACGCAAGCACCGCCTCCCCCGAAGACAATGATGAAAGACCCCAAGTACGGCGCCGCGGAGGAAATCATGGCGCTCGCGCCGGCTCGTCTGGCGGCGCTCCTGCGCGACTCGCAGGCAACGGTCTACGCGAAGGCCAAAGCGTGCCAGCAACTGGCGATCACCGGCGGTCGCGAGGCGGTAGCGGCGCTTGAGCCGCTGCTCTCCGACGCCCGGTTGTCGCACTATGCGCGGTTCGCGCTCGAGCCCAACACGGACCCGTCCGCGGCGGCGGCGCTGCGGAAAGCTCTCGGCACGTTGAAGGGGCCGCTGTTGATCGGCGTGGTGAACTCGCTCGGGGTGCGGCGGGATCGAGGGGCGATCGAGACGCTGGCGAAGATGGTCTACTCGGAGGACGCGGCGCTGGCGCGGGCGGCGAATGCGGCGCTGGCGCGCATCCGGCCTCCGGCCTGAACACCCAGCACTCTGAATCCGGCGGAGTTGTGGTATTTCTGGTACTCGCTCCACAAGGAGGATTCATGAGTCAGAACTGTTACGCCTACGCCGTCAACTACAACGACAGAATCGATCCGGGTGAGCTTTCCGGCCCGAAATATGCGGACAACTCGGACTCCGAACTGATCCGCGCCGCGGAACGCGACGGCCTCGAATTCATCTCGGTGAAAGACCGGATTCCGCCGAACAAGACGGGGTACTATCTGGTGGCGCTGATTGCGACGAGTGCGGACACCAGTAACTATCACTGGATCCGCATGGAACTGGATCGGCACTGGACCCACAAGGCCGGCGAGGGTTCACCGCAGAAGCACGATGCAGTCGAGAAGAAGCTGAAGGATACCAATCCGCCGCATTCGGCGAACTTCAACTTTCAGGCCTATTTCACTAAGCCGGAAAAAATGCAGTTTCTGGCGATGGCGCAGCACCAGGGATGGGCTGTGAACTACGACCGGTTTGTCGGCTACTTTTATTGCCCGAACGGAGGCTTGACGAAGAAGAAAGCGTCGTGGGACTGCGTGATCCAATAAACGCGGCGCACCGCGAGAGGTACGCGCCCTTGGCATGGAAGTCCGGTGGATTATATAATTCTGCCTGCCGCCCCACCGGGCCGTTGGAGGCATGATGACCAAACGTGAATT
This genomic interval carries:
- a CDS encoding esterase-like activity of phytase family protein yields the protein MRLRNYTLLAGLAIASTLSATPVFVNGIAIPGGTGDAFGASVNDGRLGFFSDIYYDPIRGEWWGLSDRGPGGGTLNYDTRVQRFTVDVDPNSGQISNFQVVETIKFTRNGQAMDGIAPSPADLLGNSLDPEGIVINPANGHLYISDEYGPSVYEFDRTGALVREFTPPPNVIPRDGANVPNFASDATNVAGRRGNRGFEGLAISPDGQYVYAMLQSGMLDEGGGNGVFNRIVKFDASTGQAVAQYAYRMEGSSQGRGISALVAVNDREFLVLERNNRGIGIGADLTPQNKKVFEIDITGATDVTGIDLDDPGAVFTTVSKNPTPYLDLAANTLPELGHLSPEKWEGLAIGPMLNNGGYLLLAGTDNDYSVTQNGSNVQFDVYLRVTDADPYQTSIQCPLGQTTGCFLTSDGITPATLTSDFKLLPGVLHAYTIARGELNYVSPASVPEPSSWTMIVIGLGAAGWFRRRTR
- a CDS encoding dihydroorotate dehydrogenase-like protein, with amino-acid sequence MTDLTIDFLGIRLANPLFASAGPLQREIGNIRRMEDAGLAAVILHSLFEEEVSGSSGTPHFGPPPAPDEAPYAESNPDRYLEHLYRAKKAVNIPIIASLNGITPGGWVRYAGMIQEAAADALELNIYDFPTGPDTDGAAVERRHAELIAEVRAAVKLPLLVKISPYFTSMIHAAKQFDAAGAGALVLFNRYYQTDFDVDRLEPFPNLHLSRPDELLLRLHWTGLIYGHISAALAITGGIHSGVDAVKAVMAGASAAMMTSCLLERGIDHAGTILAEFAEWVEKHEYETISQMRGSMSYKWVANKTAFTRANYRNVLHSYR
- a CDS encoding M23 family metallopeptidase, translated to MRTICLTTALLPMATLLGAARLSAPPEVRQGDTLRVAVAAAGEGLRASFAGRTVKVFAQNDGSGLALIPVSVSQRPAELALKLLDESGGVIETAAVAVRDASFPTQNIRATKSMQSLRATPEESRAIGALFRTVSAERAWAEPFLAPTQDCANSPFGVKRLHNGRATGNYHRGLDLRSDKGTPVRATAAGVVRVARQFQLHGGTIGIDHGQGVTSLYIHLSKLIAAEGDRVEAGAVVGEVGSTGFATGPHLHWQIAVNGLAVNPGQWAPSIQACRPPARRKRR
- a CDS encoding carboxypeptidase regulatory-like domain-containing protein, translated to MKLSFLAAAVVCAGGLYAQQTTATLVGTATDSSGSVLAGVTVRVKNADTNVVRETSTDGTGNYTVPFLPSGRYSIAAAASGFRTQNVQAFQLDVGQTARIDLRMELGEVTESVEVVADNAVLQTESATVGAVIDGAKIVDLPLNGRNFVQLAQLVPGVLPGTPGSITVRRGRGSIGETARSFGQTAISANGARDTNNRFYLDGIEFMDYDAFTYPFALSVDSLSEFKVETSTYSAEYGASPGGQVSIITRRGTNRFHGGLWEFNRNDQLTQTYDAIGKRSVTSPRLNRNQFGGNIGGPVTLPKIYNGKDKTFFFFNWESGRQVLGSAASRYGLVPPTAMRQGDFRGLMTSRGAPITLRDPLNIGIVNNQIPTQFLSEQALTFLKFVPEPNTQVGNSNLLITPQVGVGRQNNYTVRADHNLTIRDNLSFRYVINDTFEAGTPGLPNDQRDNNARTQNIAASYTRAFSPTVVNDFRFGWNNMSEAERFGTTNNPEYDIAGMMKIPLVSRRPIDYGPPSISISGPEGGFTVFNLQRQIGPRDRGNVVWDFNNILSVQKGTHSLRMGADLLRRSFTFTQARTPRGEFQFDGTYTGSALADFMLGYVKRAIINPDPTATDLVGLWQSYFVNDEWKARPNLTFNVGLRYDYLQPFRDSHGNMLNIEQNGLFLTQIVSPSTSQFGPALVRSDKNNFGPRFGLAWRPGFLKDSVLRAGYGIYYNHIHPNAPFGMTEGSQVRSSYDIIGNLSGAPNVLFNDPFRNAAAPGQLFNSVPTYDQYYRDAYIQQWNVTAQTRAPGKFLVEAGYVASKGTALSVTLPAMNRPVQAVDPRTPGLASLNARRPNPAIERGVNGDKPVGNSIYHSLQARADRRLARGLTALASYTWSKCISGPSDIGADIGGGSYIGTMQDIYNHRNERSLCGFDVTQRFVQTVIYDLPFFSGTHGLARTMLYGWQVSTITVGQSGFPGDISFGVDTTGTGVGSRPDMVPGQAPNLPGGERTYQRWFNTSAFAQTPFGRYGNAPRTGAIRLPGLFNVDFSMNKDFHIGERARVEFRSEFYNLLNRYNIDPGSVDRNIRSVNFGKVGGGIQGLTTRVVQLGAKLYF
- a CDS encoding Gfo/Idh/MocA family oxidoreductase, whose amino-acid sequence is MNRRTLLKSAATAPLIIPASAIGRGAVPPSDRVTLGGLGIGSRGTRDLDSFLQQDDVRFLAICDVRNERREAVKSMADKKYGNGDCAMYSDQEELWARKDIDAVLIATGDRWHTPLAVLTARAGKDVYCEKPCSMTIVESRVLADTFQTLGRIYQAGTQRRNGTNFIRAKELYTSGKLGKLKALHAEAGPGERWSPKTTHAWLPEEPEPPKQVVDWDRWLGPSPWRPYNAEYVRGRWRGYFDFHGGGILEWGAHTVDLCHWAAGLDGTAPVEFEPRGMSADTPYSVRCKYANGIELVIRDKGFGGYGSCHFRIEGEGGWVETADSGRIGVPEALRSAVSDVPQEEARLATTHHVRDFVNCVKSRRQPQANALAAAQTHITCHAAYIAFQLGRKMRFDPATDSFVNDDEANRMRTRAMREPWRI